The Pedobacter mucosus genome window below encodes:
- a CDS encoding SusC/RagA family TonB-linked outer membrane protein — protein MRINLLKIMGISAIILLDSPAFSMDAKWGGSGELLKGNMLWQQVQVQKVVTGIILDEKNQPVPGVGVKNETSGKGTVTDGSGKFSIEANPAEILRFSYIGYKTQTVTVGNQSSYNIKLVQSSNTDLDDVVVVGYGTVKKSDLTGSVGVVKATELQERPASSLNQALAGRIAGVQVNTNSGRPGGQTNIKIRGFSSINTSNNPLYVIDGIALPVGTQTQNSSAIDYINPNDIASVEVLKDASSTAIYGARGANGVILITTKKGTPNSQRITYDADFGINTLAPHHVEMLDAFEYVKVQDLAYQNIKVYDPVGWAAGAYASTPVPKTLRASLPQFFNSNGDPLYNTDWLQESIQHKLSQNHQVGFTGGNDNNTYGVFVGYRDDQGLLLNSYLKRYSGRFNFDSKIKPWLKVGGNLSYNNQDENIVDQGTGGLNSVRMITEAFPFLPVKLDNGTWGDNKLIPWAEGGSNPVHILTDQKYGMITQTSLGSVYSIINFTKDLEFRSQLGANIVSRNINEYNAKQLYGISDGQNGTANVTNDRETFWSFENYLTYKKRFAEDHSINALLGLSWQATNFFSSTGHAENFVTDFFGDNNLGSGSKSITVGSNRNRYAFNSYFGRINYSFKDKYLVTFTGRADGSSKFGSNNKYAFFPSAALAWKVSDEDFLKGNTTVSNLKLRTSYGLSGNSELPAYQSLAILANNFAIINDTRVTGIGIGRLANPDLVWEKTAQFDGGLELGLFNNRVNLEADIYYRKTTDMLLDAPVPRTTGYAVIRQNVGSMENKGLNLGINTINIQSKDFTWKTSFNISMNRNKVLSLATPDDIFGVGNPNFTNQTGIIRVGEPVGSFWGLVRLGTWSEAERTEAAKFVSYRGGKPILPGDIKYLDVNGDHAITDADRQIIGNGMPKGWGSLSNNFRYKNLDLIVELQYSYGNDVLNMTHHSGEDRQVQANSFSSVLDAWTPQNQNTPIAAIRDQSAGYVTNVDTHWLEDGSFIRGKNLLLGYTFNSTLVEKLRLNRLRVYASVQNFFLATKYTGNDPEVTTYGNAFAQGQTFFDYPKPTTFMVGLNIGL, from the coding sequence ATGAGAATTAATTTACTTAAGATCATGGGCATATCTGCAATAATATTGTTGGATAGTCCTGCGTTTTCAATGGATGCAAAGTGGGGAGGATCAGGGGAGCTATTGAAAGGAAACATGCTGTGGCAGCAAGTTCAGGTGCAAAAAGTAGTTACAGGGATCATCCTCGATGAAAAAAATCAACCCGTTCCTGGTGTTGGTGTAAAAAATGAAACTTCAGGCAAAGGAACCGTAACGGATGGAAGTGGTAAGTTTAGTATCGAGGCAAATCCAGCTGAAATACTTCGTTTTAGTTACATCGGCTACAAAACACAAACTGTTACAGTTGGCAATCAAAGTAGCTACAACATTAAACTTGTGCAATCATCAAACACAGATTTAGATGATGTAGTTGTTGTGGGTTATGGTACGGTGAAGAAGTCTGATTTAACGGGATCTGTAGGCGTTGTTAAAGCAACGGAATTACAAGAACGTCCGGCTTCATCCCTTAACCAGGCTTTGGCTGGTCGTATTGCCGGCGTACAGGTTAATACCAATTCTGGTAGACCAGGCGGACAAACAAACATCAAAATTAGGGGCTTTAGTTCCATTAACACCAGTAATAATCCATTATATGTAATTGATGGTATTGCCTTGCCTGTTGGTACGCAAACCCAAAATAGTAGTGCTATTGATTATATTAATCCTAACGATATTGCTTCGGTTGAGGTTTTAAAAGATGCATCTTCTACAGCTATTTATGGTGCAAGGGGTGCAAATGGCGTAATTTTAATCACAACAAAAAAAGGTACACCAAATAGTCAGCGCATTACTTACGATGCTGATTTTGGTATCAATACCTTGGCGCCACACCATGTTGAAATGTTAGATGCCTTTGAATATGTAAAAGTTCAGGATTTGGCTTATCAAAACATTAAGGTTTATGATCCGGTAGGATGGGCAGCTGGTGCTTATGCATCTACGCCCGTACCAAAAACATTAAGGGCTTCATTGCCACAGTTTTTTAATAGCAATGGCGACCCTTTGTACAATACAGATTGGTTGCAAGAATCAATTCAGCACAAGTTATCCCAAAATCATCAAGTTGGATTTACCGGTGGTAATGATAACAATACGTATGGCGTATTTGTAGGTTATCGTGATGATCAGGGTTTGTTGTTAAACTCTTATTTAAAACGTTATTCTGGCCGCTTCAATTTTGATAGTAAAATTAAGCCTTGGCTAAAAGTAGGTGGAAATTTAAGTTACAATAATCAGGATGAGAATATTGTAGATCAAGGAACTGGTGGTTTAAACTCAGTAAGAATGATTACGGAAGCTTTTCCTTTTCTGCCGGTAAAACTGGATAATGGAACCTGGGGTGATAATAAGCTTATCCCATGGGCCGAAGGTGGCTCAAATCCGGTTCACATTTTAACCGATCAGAAATATGGAATGATCACGCAAACCTCACTTGGAAGCGTTTATTCGATAATTAATTTTACGAAGGATTTAGAATTCCGCTCTCAGTTGGGCGCTAATATTGTAAGCAGAAATATTAACGAATACAATGCAAAACAGTTGTACGGTATCTCTGATGGACAAAACGGAACTGCAAATGTGACCAATGATCGGGAAACCTTCTGGTCTTTTGAAAATTATTTAACCTATAAAAAACGCTTTGCAGAAGATCATTCTATTAATGCTTTATTAGGTCTTTCTTGGCAGGCTACAAACTTTTTTAGCTCTACAGGTCATGCAGAAAATTTCGTAACCGATTTTTTTGGTGATAACAATTTAGGGTCTGGAAGTAAATCCATCACCGTTGGATCCAATAGAAACAGGTATGCGTTTAATTCCTATTTTGGAAGGATAAACTATAGTTTTAAAGATAAATATTTGGTAACCTTTACAGGCAGGGCCGATGGATCATCAAAATTTGGTTCGAACAATAAGTATGCATTTTTCCCATCAGCAGCATTAGCCTGGAAGGTATCAGATGAAGATTTTCTTAAGGGCAATACCACAGTTTCAAATTTAAAACTACGTACCAGTTATGGTTTAAGCGGTAATTCCGAACTTCCAGCTTATCAATCTTTAGCCATTTTGGCTAATAATTTTGCAATTATTAACGATACAAGAGTAACTGGAATTGGAATCGGCCGATTGGCAAATCCAGATTTAGTTTGGGAAAAAACTGCCCAGTTTGATGGTGGCTTGGAACTAGGATTATTCAATAATAGGGTAAATCTGGAAGCGGATATCTACTATAGAAAAACGACTGATATGTTGTTGGATGCTCCCGTTCCCCGAACTACAGGTTATGCTGTAATCAGACAAAATGTTGGTTCAATGGAAAATAAGGGATTAAATCTAGGCATTAATACCATCAACATTCAAAGCAAAGATTTTACCTGGAAAACCAGTTTCAATATTTCAATGAACAGAAATAAAGTGCTTTCATTAGCAACGCCTGATGATATTTTTGGCGTGGGAAATCCAAATTTCACCAATCAAACCGGTATTATACGGGTTGGCGAACCAGTAGGCTCTTTTTGGGGCTTGGTTCGTTTGGGTACCTGGAGTGAAGCTGAAAGAACTGAAGCAGCTAAGTTTGTAAGTTACCGCGGTGGAAAACCAATTTTACCTGGCGATATAAAATACCTTGATGTAAATGGCGACCATGCCATTACAGATGCAGATCGCCAGATTATTGGAAATGGAATGCCAAAGGGTTGGGGTTCTTTATCGAATAATTTCAGGTATAAAAATTTAGATCTAATTGTCGAACTTCAATATTCATACGGTAATGATGTGCTAAATATGACGCATCACTCTGGCGAGGATAGACAAGTGCAGGCCAACAGTTTTTCGAGTGTGTTAGATGCTTGGACACCACAAAATCAAAATACACCTATTGCCGCTATTCGTGATCAATCTGCTGGTTATGTAACCAATGTAGATACACATTGGCTGGAAGACGGCTCTTTTATCAGAGGTAAAAATTTGCTTTTAGGTTATACTTTTAATAGCACATTGGTCGAAAAATTGCGCCTGAACAGGTTACGTGTTTATGCCTCGGTTCAAAACTTTTTCCTGGCGACAAAATACACGGGTAACGACCCTGAAGTAACCACTTATGGCAATGCTTTTGCACAGGGACAAACATTTTTTGATTATCCAAAACCAACTACGTTTATGGTGGGCTTAAATATTGGATTGTAA
- a CDS encoding LacI family DNA-binding transcriptional regulator: MKSLSIKDIAVKANVSITTVSFIINGKAKEKSISEAVIKKVEAIIKESGYKPNQIARSLRTGNSNIIGLIVEDISNSFFSTIARLIEDKAYKRGYKIIYSSTENDVEKAKDLINMFKSRKVDAYIISPTKGIEEDIQILLNENKPVILFDRNLPGLDTNYVGADHLNASYQSVESFIKSGKKNIALVTTDVNVEQIIERYEGYKKALNDNGVTYNEDLVLKIHFNQDEITTREQIKNLFLNQKIDAVFFSTNYLGLSGLKVLKEIGKKIGPDFSVIAYDGHEAFELHTPSISTVQQPLEEIAETVIQMILTQLSSKTKIDNQHVIIPAKLIIRE, encoded by the coding sequence ATGAAATCGCTCTCTATAAAAGATATCGCCGTAAAAGCCAATGTTTCCATTACAACTGTCTCGTTTATCATCAATGGCAAGGCAAAAGAAAAATCTATTAGTGAGGCGGTAATCAAAAAAGTAGAAGCCATTATTAAGGAAAGTGGTTATAAGCCAAATCAGATTGCCCGAAGCTTACGTACAGGAAATTCTAATATTATCGGATTAATTGTTGAAGACATTTCCAACTCATTTTTTTCTACAATAGCCAGATTAATTGAGGATAAAGCCTATAAAAGAGGCTACAAAATAATTTATTCAAGTACGGAAAATGATGTAGAAAAAGCAAAGGATTTAATTAACATGTTTAAGTCCCGTAAAGTGGATGCATACATTATTTCACCAACTAAAGGTATAGAAGAAGATATTCAGATATTACTAAACGAGAATAAGCCAGTAATTTTGTTTGATAGAAATCTGCCTGGTCTTGATACCAATTATGTTGGTGCAGATCACTTAAATGCTTCTTATCAATCTGTAGAAAGTTTTATTAAATCAGGCAAAAAAAATATTGCATTGGTTACTACAGATGTTAATGTAGAGCAGATTATAGAGCGCTATGAGGGTTATAAAAAGGCTTTAAATGATAATGGGGTAACCTATAATGAGGATTTAGTCTTGAAAATCCATTTCAATCAGGATGAAATAACGACAAGGGAACAGATTAAAAACCTTTTTTTAAATCAAAAAATTGATGCAGTTTTCTTTTCTACTAATTATTTAGGCTTAAGCGGATTAAAAGTGCTTAAAGAGATCGGGAAAAAAATCGGACCGGATTTCTCTGTTATTGCTTATGATGGGCATGAAGCTTTTGAGCTACATACGCCCAGTATTTCTACGGTACAACAGCCTTTAGAAGAAATTGCCGAAACGGTAATTCAGATGATTTTAACACAACTTTCCTCAAAAACAAAGATTGATAATCAACATGTTATCATCCCCGCTAAGTTAATCATCAGAGAATAA
- a CDS encoding RagB/SusD family nutrient uptake outer membrane protein, whose product MKNNIKYIALFMLVGLGFSCTKLDENAYDVIPADQFYTNKNEVLSAVLRPYTHANAWVAPAGQNGWWRMAELSGDQLAWPTKGPHGEDGGQWKRLHYHTWTVDEDGYNNAWNLMYWGMGLCNSPIQNLETRSIAEMGITQVEKDSYLSELKLLRAFHYLKLMDLFGNIPITTAVPIGTVPPSDYPATTSRKDVFAFIEKEIRENIDKAPKLSRAMLGRMTQAGGYAMLVELYLNAETWIGTPRWDDCIAAADKLINNEGGGQNGNMALDPNILDQFKNTNDLSKEVIFSIAYDYTRANFEPGFAADFFHFAQRDIYGGGRNGNDGVVVIPGVYETYDAQDLRRKEWLLIGAQSMFSNPKVSVKGTVEYAGLPLVFVDNIRKNKSNSTVSNMSEGEENSGVRFNKYRLGNSIAGFVVNGSDTTAVQPDPNYNNTDWNIYRLTWIYFAKAEALMRKSGGVATVDAVNLINTVKKRAFTDAVWPSKAYTTTTLTLNELLAERGREFIFEGFRRDDLIRFGKFTTGTWWDHAASSAPKTLYPIPQRQIDLNSKLTQNPGY is encoded by the coding sequence ATGAAAAATAATATAAAATATATTGCATTGTTTATGCTTGTTGGGTTAGGATTTTCCTGTACAAAGCTAGATGAAAATGCATACGATGTTATTCCTGCAGATCAATTTTATACCAATAAAAACGAAGTTTTATCTGCAGTTTTAAGACCTTATACACATGCTAATGCTTGGGTAGCACCTGCTGGGCAAAATGGCTGGTGGAGAATGGCCGAACTATCTGGCGATCAGCTGGCTTGGCCAACAAAAGGACCGCATGGCGAAGATGGTGGGCAATGGAAAAGATTGCATTACCATACTTGGACGGTTGATGAAGATGGGTATAATAATGCTTGGAATTTGATGTATTGGGGAATGGGATTGTGTAACAGTCCAATTCAAAACTTAGAAACTCGAAGTATTGCAGAAATGGGTATTACTCAGGTTGAGAAAGATTCATATTTATCAGAACTTAAATTGTTAAGGGCTTTTCATTATTTAAAGTTAATGGATCTTTTTGGCAATATTCCGATAACTACTGCTGTCCCAATTGGTACTGTACCTCCTTCTGATTATCCGGCAACCACCAGCAGAAAAGATGTGTTTGCATTTATAGAAAAAGAAATAAGGGAAAACATCGATAAAGCACCCAAATTATCAAGAGCAATGTTGGGTAGAATGACGCAGGCAGGCGGTTACGCCATGCTAGTAGAATTGTATTTAAATGCTGAAACTTGGATAGGCACACCACGTTGGGATGATTGTATCGCAGCTGCGGATAAATTAATTAACAATGAAGGCGGTGGTCAGAATGGTAACATGGCACTTGATCCTAACATTTTAGATCAGTTTAAAAATACAAACGATTTATCAAAAGAAGTTATATTTTCTATCGCTTACGATTATACGAGGGCTAATTTTGAACCTGGATTTGCAGCCGACTTTTTCCACTTTGCGCAAAGAGATATTTACGGTGGTGGTAGAAATGGTAATGATGGCGTGGTGGTTATTCCAGGTGTTTATGAAACTTATGATGCGCAAGATTTACGCAGGAAAGAGTGGTTATTAATTGGAGCACAAAGCATGTTTTCGAACCCTAAAGTTAGTGTTAAAGGTACAGTAGAATATGCAGGTTTGCCATTGGTGTTTGTAGATAATATCAGAAAAAATAAATCAAATTCTACCGTTTCGAATATGAGTGAAGGTGAAGAAAACAGTGGAGTTCGTTTTAATAAATATCGATTAGGGAATTCAATTGCTGGTTTTGTGGTAAATGGCTCAGATACAACAGCCGTTCAACCTGATCCAAATTACAACAATACCGATTGGAATATTTACCGTTTAACCTGGATATATTTTGCTAAAGCAGAAGCTTTAATGCGCAAAAGTGGTGGTGTTGCTACTGTTGATGCGGTTAATTTAATTAATACGGTGAAAAAACGAGCCTTTACTGATGCGGTTTGGCCATCAAAAGCATACACAACCACTACGTTAACATTAAATGAACTTTTAGCAGAACGCGGAAGAGAATTTATCTTCGAAGGATTTAGGAGAGATGACTTAATTCGTTTTGGAAAGTTTACTACGGGCACCTGGTGGGATCATGCTGCATCTTCAGCACCTAAAACCTTGTATCCAATTCCGCAAAGGCAAATTGATTTAAACTCAAAACTTACGCAAAACCCTGGTTATTAA